The Carassius auratus strain Wakin chromosome 27, ASM336829v1, whole genome shotgun sequence genome includes a region encoding these proteins:
- the ppp2r3a gene encoding serine/threonine-protein phosphatase 2A regulatory subunit B'' subunit alpha isoform X2, with the protein MMIKEASLREDPDLRGELAFLARGCDFVLPSRFKKRLKSFQQAQIQPEKKPGTPPPALAPAPSSPTPRPPSPPPAKVVATPPPSSINIPRFYFPKGLPNCAANYDEAIAKIEAAFTEFEEEKADIYELGKIAKACGCPLYWKAPMFICAGGERTGFVSVHSFIATWRKLLHSCYDDASKFVYLLAKPGCSYLEQEDFIPLLQDIVDTHPGLTFLKDAPEFHSRYITTVIQRIFYTVNRSWTGKINMTELRRSNFLQTLALLEEEDDINQITDYFSYEHFYVIYCKFWELDTDHDLFIDPKDLARYNDHASSSRIIERLFSGAVTRGNSVQREGRMSYAEFVWFLISEEDKKNPTSIEYWFRCMDMDGDGVLSMFELEFFYEEQCERMEGMGIEPLPFQDLLCQMLDLVKPECPGKITLRDLKRCRMAHIFYDTFFNLEKYLDHEQRDPFAVQKDLESDGPEPSDWDKYAAEEYEILVAEETANEQLREGSFDDDYESDELTVSSDIGNKMDKLVISDLSA; encoded by the exons ATGATGATCAAGGAGGCCTCGTTAAGGGAGGATCCCGACTTGCGGGGCGAACTGGCCTTTTTGGCTCGAGGCTGTGACTTTGTTCTTCCATCACGGTTCAAGAAAAGACTCAAGTCTTTCCAGCAAGCCCAG ATCCAGCCTGAGAAGAAACCTGGAACACCTCCTCCAGCTCTAGCACCTGCACCCTCCTCGCCGACCCCACGGCCGCCCAGCCCTCCGCCAGCCAAAGTAGTGGCCACTCCCCCACCCTCCTCCATAAACATTCCACGCTTCTACTTCCCCAAAGGCCTTCCAAACTGTGCAGCCAACTATGACGAGGCCATTGCCAAAATCGAGGCGGCCTTCACGGAGTTTGAGGAGGAGAAAGCTGACATTTATGAATTGGGGAAGATTGCAAAG GCTTGCGGGTGCCCCCTCTATTGGAAAGCACCAATGTTTATTTGCGCTGGTGGAGAGAGGACAGGTTTTGTTTCTGTCCACTCATTCATCGCAACATGGAGAAA GTTATTACACAGCTGCTATGATGATGCATCCAAATTTGTTTACTTGCTTGCCAAACCAGGCTGCAGTTACCTAGAACAAGAAGATTTCATCCCTCTGTTACAG gacATCGTGGACACTCATCCAGGGCTGACATTTTTAAAAGATGCTCCTGAATTCCATTCCCGGTACATCACAACA GTGATTCAAAGAATATTTTACACAGTTAATCGCTCTTGGACAGGCAAAATCAACATGACAGAGCTCAGGAGAAGCAACTTCCTCCAG ACTCTCGCGCTGCTGGAAGAAGAGGATGACATCAATCAAATCACAGATTATTTCTCTTATGAGCACTTTTATGTCATTTACTGTAAGTTCTGGGAGCTGGACACTGACCATGACCTCTTCATCGACCCCAAGGATCTGGCCAGGTACAATGACCATG CTTCATCAAGCAGAATCATTGAGAGGCTGTTCTCAGGAGCTGTCACAAG GGGAAACTCAGTCCAGAGAGAAGGAAGAATGAGCTATGCTGAGTTTGTTTGGTTCCTCATTTCAGAGGAGGACAAAAAGAATCCCACAAG TATAGAGTACTGGTTCCGCTGTATGGATatggatggagatggtgttctgtCCATGTTTGAACTGGAGTTTTTCTATGAGGAGCAGTGCGAACGCATGGAGGGGATGGGCATTGAACCACTGCCTTTCCAGGATCTCCTGTGCCAGATGCTGGACTTAGTTAAACCAGAATGCCCAG GTAAAATCACTCTACGAGATCTGAAGCGCTGCAGGATGGCACATATTTTCTATGACACATTCTTCAATCTGGAGAAGTACCTGGACCATGAGCAGAGAGATCCCTTTGCAGTGCAGAAG GATTTGGAAAGTGACGGTCCAGAGCCCTCCGACTGGGACAAGTATGCTGCCGAAGAGTATGAGATTCTTGTGGCAGAGGAGACAGCCAATGAACAGCTACGAGAGGG ATCTTTTGACGACGATTACGAGTCAGATGAGCTCACGGTCTCCTCAGACATTGGAAATAAAATGGATAAGCTGGTCATATCTGATTTATCGGCATAA
- the ppp2r3a gene encoding serine/threonine-protein phosphatase 2A regulatory subunit B'' subunit alpha isoform X1, translated as MAATYRIVVSSINCYNSVVIDRRVQHTVHYCNGPCGAIKHGLNCTVAHRSTCAELLDTPISRTCSDRPISLHESKTMEHGAFCDDYHQVVPKVKKGSAIQTSASLKDITGEAINLASGKIKEFSFEKIKYSTSHVTFRKGRKVRPDSFSRRSTDLDIIYGQFAGNDENCPPFGLFQKSVLEEHKLSRSASLEQNLNNVATLYLNSLTEENLITRILEKTKADSSASGEDIKACLDILLKCSEDLKKCTDIIKQCIKRKSMGGSSDDAGNPEVIYKNVMARLSNYLKRLPLELEQGQSVRQEHSELAELVNSIHGLQQIPFSPIFGNEQPPRYEDVVQSPPPTKPRMKPSHPEPPEGSRDLASSLKPIQSPSGLPARTAPSTNGFPHGSLPSTSSSGSASYICHHTVSASRPDTFSSTNSLLSNSSENLCKDAMEALYIEEEDLDLGRMPDRAVKGDGKHSCSISESRPFSKRPTGYSEPNSVVSDKLHELSRNGTVFKPKNDSVVNQMYLPKSTDSRLFPRSTSHVNKGGSDDIDKLLMDLECLSQNMQKEPPLPPKLKNCAQQTGSPQHLIGNSVANDLPVAGLSGPSMTKPSKTGVEATEEDDGALLLRILESIESFAQELVESGAGRGTQSKEREVMRLLQDTLASTKAEVAPLPLPVPQPETASTPAQTPKCTPAPTPSSAHPAVQTPASTVRDTSSTLLIQQTPEVIRIQPEKKPGTPPPALAPAPSSPTPRPPSPPPAKVVATPPPSSINIPRFYFPKGLPNCAANYDEAIAKIEAAFTEFEEEKADIYELGKIAKACGCPLYWKAPMFICAGGERTGFVSVHSFIATWRKLLHSCYDDASKFVYLLAKPGCSYLEQEDFIPLLQDIVDTHPGLTFLKDAPEFHSRYITTVIQRIFYTVNRSWTGKINMTELRRSNFLQTLALLEEEDDINQITDYFSYEHFYVIYCKFWELDTDHDLFIDPKDLARYNDHASSSRIIERLFSGAVTRGNSVQREGRMSYAEFVWFLISEEDKKNPTSIEYWFRCMDMDGDGVLSMFELEFFYEEQCERMEGMGIEPLPFQDLLCQMLDLVKPECPGKITLRDLKRCRMAHIFYDTFFNLEKYLDHEQRDPFAVQKDLESDGPEPSDWDKYAAEEYEILVAEETANEQLREGSFDDDYESDELTVSSDIGNKMDKLVISDLSA; from the exons ATGGCGGCTACCTATCGCATTGTGGTCAGCAGTATTAACTGTTATAACAGCGTTGTGATTGACCGTCGTGTCCAGCACACTGTACACTACTGTAATGGGCCCTGTGGTGCAATAAAACATGGACTGAACTGCACAGTGGCTCACCGCAGCACTTGTGCTGAACTTCTTGACACCCCCATATCTAGAACTTGCTCTGACCGGCCCATCAGCCTTCATGAGTCCAAAACGATGGAGCATGGTGCTTTCTGTGATGACTACCACCAGGTCGTTCCCAAAGTTAAGAAAGGATCTGCCATTCAAACCTCAGCAAGCCTCAAGGATATTACAGGGGAAGCTATCAACCTGGCCAGTGGCAAAATCAAGGAGTTTTCATTTGAGAAAATCAAATACTCTACCAGCCATGTGACTTTCAGAAAGGGCCGTAAGGTTCGGCCGGACTCCTTCAGCAGGAGGTCCACTGATCTAGACATCATCTATGGCCAGTTTGCAGGCAATGATGAGAACTGTCCTCCATTCGGCCTGTTTCAGAAATCTGTACTCGAAGAGCATAAGCTAAGTCGCAGTGCATCCCTAGAGCAGAACTTAAACAATGTGGCCACACTATACCTGAACAGCCTCACAGAGGAGAACCTTATTACCCGCATACTGGAGAAGACCAAGGCAGACAGCAGTGCCTCGGGAGAAGACATAAAAGCCTGTCTGGACATTCTCCTCAAGTGCTCAGAAGATCTGAAGAAGTGCACGGACATCATCAAACAGTGCATCAAAAGGAAGTCGATGGGTGGAAGCAGCGACGATGCTGGGAACCCTGaagtcatttataaaaatgtgatGGCTCGTTTATCCAACTACCTAAAGAGGCTTCCTCTTGAGCTGGAACAGGGGCAAAGTGTGAGGCAGGAGCACAGTGAGCTTGCCGAATTAGTCAACAGCATACATGGGCTGCAACAAATCCCTTTCTCCCCCATCTTTGGAAATGAGCAGCCTCCACGCTATGAGGATGTTGTTCAATCTCCTCCGCCCACAAAGCCTCGAATGAAACCCTCCCATCCAGAACCTCCTGAAGGCTCTAGGGATCTTGCAAGCAGTTTGAAACCCATTCAGAGCCCCTCGGGTTTGCCAGCACGTACAGCTCCATCAACTAATGGGTTCCCACATGGCAGCTTGCCTTCGACCTCCAGTAGTGGTTCAGCATCTTATATCTGCCACCACACAGTCTCAGCCAGCCGACCGGACACATTTTCTTCAACAAACTCTCTCTTGTCTAACAGTAGTGAAAACCTCTGTAAGGATGCCATGGAAGCTCTGTATATTGAGGAGGAGGATTTGGATTTGGGAAGGATGCCGGACAGGGCAGTTAAAGGGGATGGGAAGCACAGTTGTAGTATTTCAGAGTCCAGACCATTCTCCAAAAGACCCACTGGCTACTCCGAGCCTAATAGTGTTGTTTCAGATAAACTCCATGAACTTAGTAGAAATGGAACTGTGTTCAAGCCTAAAAACGACTCAGTGGTCAACCAGATGTACTTGCCAAAAAGCACAGATTCCAGACTGTTTCCTAGATCAACCTCACACGTTAATAAAGGGGGATCCGATGACATTGATAAATTGCTGATGGACCTGGAGTGTCTTTCCCAGAACATGCAAAAAGAGCCCCCACTGCCCCCTAAACTTAAAAACTGTGCCCAGCAGACAGGTTCCCCCCAACATTTGATTGGTAACTCGGTGGCTAACGATCTACCAGTGGCGGGTTTGTCTGGACCCTCGATGACTAAGCCCTCTAAAACAGGGGTTGAGGCCACCGAAGAAGATGATGGAGCTCTGCTTCTCAGGAttcttgagagcattgagagctTTGCTCAGGAGCTAGTAGAGAGTGGAGCTGGTAGAGGAACTCAGTCTAAGGAGCGAGAGGTCATGCGACTTCTTCAGGACACGCTAGCCAGCACCAAAGCAGAGGTGGCCCCGCTCCCACTGCCTGTACCTCAGCCTGAGACTGCATCTACACCAGCACAAACACCTAAATGCACACCTGCCCCAACACCCTCAAGTGCACATCCTGCTGTACAAACCCCTGCTTCTACTGTAAGGGACACCAGCTCAACGCTTCTCATTCAACAGACGCCCGAAGTCATCAGG ATCCAGCCTGAGAAGAAACCTGGAACACCTCCTCCAGCTCTAGCACCTGCACCCTCCTCGCCGACCCCACGGCCGCCCAGCCCTCCGCCAGCCAAAGTAGTGGCCACTCCCCCACCCTCCTCCATAAACATTCCACGCTTCTACTTCCCCAAAGGCCTTCCAAACTGTGCAGCCAACTATGACGAGGCCATTGCCAAAATCGAGGCGGCCTTCACGGAGTTTGAGGAGGAGAAAGCTGACATTTATGAATTGGGGAAGATTGCAAAG GCTTGCGGGTGCCCCCTCTATTGGAAAGCACCAATGTTTATTTGCGCTGGTGGAGAGAGGACAGGTTTTGTTTCTGTCCACTCATTCATCGCAACATGGAGAAA GTTATTACACAGCTGCTATGATGATGCATCCAAATTTGTTTACTTGCTTGCCAAACCAGGCTGCAGTTACCTAGAACAAGAAGATTTCATCCCTCTGTTACAG gacATCGTGGACACTCATCCAGGGCTGACATTTTTAAAAGATGCTCCTGAATTCCATTCCCGGTACATCACAACA GTGATTCAAAGAATATTTTACACAGTTAATCGCTCTTGGACAGGCAAAATCAACATGACAGAGCTCAGGAGAAGCAACTTCCTCCAG ACTCTCGCGCTGCTGGAAGAAGAGGATGACATCAATCAAATCACAGATTATTTCTCTTATGAGCACTTTTATGTCATTTACTGTAAGTTCTGGGAGCTGGACACTGACCATGACCTCTTCATCGACCCCAAGGATCTGGCCAGGTACAATGACCATG CTTCATCAAGCAGAATCATTGAGAGGCTGTTCTCAGGAGCTGTCACAAG GGGAAACTCAGTCCAGAGAGAAGGAAGAATGAGCTATGCTGAGTTTGTTTGGTTCCTCATTTCAGAGGAGGACAAAAAGAATCCCACAAG TATAGAGTACTGGTTCCGCTGTATGGATatggatggagatggtgttctgtCCATGTTTGAACTGGAGTTTTTCTATGAGGAGCAGTGCGAACGCATGGAGGGGATGGGCATTGAACCACTGCCTTTCCAGGATCTCCTGTGCCAGATGCTGGACTTAGTTAAACCAGAATGCCCAG GTAAAATCACTCTACGAGATCTGAAGCGCTGCAGGATGGCACATATTTTCTATGACACATTCTTCAATCTGGAGAAGTACCTGGACCATGAGCAGAGAGATCCCTTTGCAGTGCAGAAG GATTTGGAAAGTGACGGTCCAGAGCCCTCCGACTGGGACAAGTATGCTGCCGAAGAGTATGAGATTCTTGTGGCAGAGGAGACAGCCAATGAACAGCTACGAGAGGG ATCTTTTGACGACGATTACGAGTCAGATGAGCTCACGGTCTCCTCAGACATTGGAAATAAAATGGATAAGCTGGTCATATCTGATTTATCGGCATAA